Below is a window of Cygnus atratus isolate AKBS03 ecotype Queensland, Australia chromosome 3, CAtr_DNAZoo_HiC_assembly, whole genome shotgun sequence DNA.
caaaccaaaccaaaccaaatcaaaccaaaccaaaccaaaccaaaccaaaccagcaGAAGATACGTTAAAATCATGCTCAAATTGCTCAAAGCTCTGCTCCTTTGCCTGATTTTTGAGCAAAGCCCGAATCATGAAGGTCTTTGTACAAAAAATGGACCACGTGAGGCTGAAAACGCCTGAGCTGGCCGGGACCCTTCCCGAGGTTAGGGGTTAAGTCCCAccgccccacagccccagctcaggGACGTTTGTCCCCAGGCAAAGCAGCCAGGACATTTCCCTGGGACTGCCTGCGAGGTATCACAGCCCAGGGATGACGCAGGAGCTCCCAGGCACGCACCTCCAGCAGCGTCTGATTGACCCTGccagagaaaaaacaactccCAGGGTAGCAGGGAACGCTGCCTGGACcacacagctttgttttttcttgttttcctgaaaaaaaagggggttcAAATGAAAGGATTTTAAGGCCAGGTTCCCAGCTGGGGTGGTCCGTGCGGTGTCACCGCTGATggcaggggtggcagcagcaccttGCGGGGCCACCATGGCCCCTGCTGGAAACCTtcagccccctgccccgctgctTGCTTACCTGCAATCCGCCTGCTTCCTCCTGTGTGCGTGGCTCCTGCATCTCCCTCTGCGCTCAGGATTGTGCCAGAGGCTTAAAACACGTGGGAAATAGGGCTGGAAGGGTGGCAGGGTTTCTCCCTTCCTGCCCTTGGATAGCAGCGTGCTCCTGCTGGCACCCGCCTGCCCCATGCCCAGGCTGCACCCTCCCTGCCTCTCGTCCCTGTGGAAAACCATAGGGACATTTTTTTCACGTTTTCTAGTGGGAAAACGAGCACTTTGTTATTCTGGATCGTCTGTTTTCTGCCCAACGCCAGGCTTGGTGCTGCTGGCGGAGTGAGCACACAATAAAACACATCCCCAGGCCAAAGGAGCTCGCAGTCTAAACAGGGAGAGGTGGGACAGAGCCAACGCCGCTGGCGCACGGGAAGATTAAACAAGTTGTCCCGGCGGGGACGAGCGCTGGACCGATCCCATAAACTGGGCTGATccacctgcaggctgctgggacGAGGGGTGCCCACgctggggggctgaggggggaaGCACCCGGCTcggagggcagggggagaggtgGGAGGTGGTTTTCCAGGAGGAGGGGGCTCGCTCGGAGACATCAGGGGGTTGGGCCAAACACGGAGCCCGCCCGAATTCGTGGGATGTGGGAAGGGGGCAGCAAGCAGTGGGGTTGCTGCTCCGCGACATCTCTGCTGTGATGGATGAGAGACGAGCTGGGAAACGAGGTGGGGGGGggccttccctttcctcctctgccccacGGCTGTGTGAAGGGCAGGGGTCCCCACGTGCCgggctctctgcagctctgtgcccagAGGGAGACGCGGGGAAGCCTCCCCGAGCGGTGCTGGGGCGCTCAGCACCCCCCAAAGCACCTTATATAGTCCTCCGTGACGCTGCGGGCTCTGTCCCTACATCATCCTTCTGATGGCTGGAGCCTTTCCAGGGGAGGAAAATTCCTTTGGATAACACCAGTCCCTGGATCACAGCAcgttttttttcagttctttcctctctctcgGGTTCAGCGGACCCCGGGGGCTCTGCCCGGTCCCTGCTGAGCATCCTGGGGCTAGGGACCTGTTCCCAGCACCTCTCCCTCCATGCCGCCCAGCTCAAGCTCCCCATTAGGGCACCCCaggcccagcagctcctcctcacagtgcagcccccagcaggtTCCTCGTGGCTCCTGAGGGCTGACTCCTGAAGGGCTCCTGAAGATTTGAACACATTTTTCACCCAAGAGCCCCAAACTTCTCAGGGTGTTTCAGGGCCATCTTCATCCCCTGCCCTTGGCTTTTGCCGCAGAGGGCATGCGCCAACcctttattcctttatttctgcctgctgcccttccctcctgcccccatcACGGCACAACAACCCACTGTGCCCCTTCCAGTGCCACGGGAGCAGCAAATCACGGCAGCCAGCCTCGCTGAACCACAGAGGAAAACCCCTTCGCCCCGCGCCAGCAGACATGCCGCAGCCTTGCTCGGGTGATGGGTTTTAATCCCAGACACAGCTAAGCCATCCCCGTCCCCAGATGGTGCAAGGACCCAGttccttccagccccagccccatgaAGGTCCCATACAAGTGCAGGTCCCATACAAGTGCAGGTCCCATACAAGTGCAGGTCCCATACAAGTGCAGGTCCCATACAATGTGCAGGTCCCATACAGGTGCAGGTCCCATACAAATGCAGGTCCCATACAAATGCAGGTCCCATACAAGTGCAGGTCCCATACAATGTGCAGGTCCCATACAAGTGCAGGTCCCATACAAATGCAGGTCCCATACAAGTGCAGGTCCCATACAACGTGCAGGTCCCATACAAGTGCAGGTCCCATACAATGTGCAGGTCCCATACAGGTGCAGGTCCCATACAATTGCAGGTCCCATACAAATGCAGGTCCCATACAAGTGCAGGTCCCATACAAGTGCAGGTCCCATACAAATGCAGGTCCCATACAAGTGCAGGTCCCATACAATGTGCAGGTCCCATACAAATGCAGGTCCCATACAACGTGCAGGTCCCATACAAGTGCAGGTCCCATACAATTGCAGGTCCCATACAAGTGCAGGTCCCATACAAGTGCAGGTCCCATACAAATGCAGGTCCCATACTATTGCAGGTCCCATACAACGTGCAGGTCCCATACAAAGTGCAGGTCCCATACAGGTGCAGGTCCCATACAAATGCAGGTCCCATACAGGTGCAGGTCCCATACAAGTGCAGGTCCCATACAAATGCAGTTCCCATACAAATGCAGGTCCCATACAAGTGCAGGTCCCATACAACGTGCAGGTCCCATACAAATGCAGGTCCCATACAAGTGCAGGTCCCATACAGGTGCAGGTCCCATACAAGTGCAGGTCCCATACAGGTGCAGGTCCCATACAGGTGCAGGTCCCATACAAGTGCGGGTCCCATACAAAGTGCAGGTCCCATACAAATGCAGGTCCCATACAATTGCAGGTCCCATACAATTGCAGGTCCCACACAAGTGCAGGTCCCATACAAGGTGCAGGTCCCATACAAGTGCAGGTCCCACACAGGTGCAGATCCCATACAAAGTGCAGATCCCATACAATTACaggacccccagcacccagacCGGGACCCAgcgggcagagcccagcccaggACCCCCGGGGTGCGGCACGATCCGGATCAGGCCCCGGTCCTGGTGCGCGCATCCTGCGGGGCTCCGCTGCCCTCTAACGGGGGAAGCGGGGGGAAAATCCCAGACCGAGCCCTGCTCCGAGCCTCTGGGGAGCTGCGAGAGATGCAGAGCCAAGGGAcgagggcattttttttttttgcacaaacCCTTTTCTACCCTTTTTGGGGTAGAAACCTGAGGCTGCTTGAATTTGCGCCTTGTTTTAGGGAGAGTTGCAAGTGCTCCACCCGTGGCAAGCACTGCGTTTTCTGTGCCTGGATGAGCCACAAACCCCGCGAACCCCCTTAAAATAAGGCTGCGAGGGCCGTGAACATCTTTGGAGGGGTTTGAGTGCTCGTGTGCTGCAAACACCCCCGTTTCTCTTGGCGTCTGGGGGCTCGCCAGGACCGGCTGCACCTCTGGCAGCccctgggaaggcagaggtgTTCCCGGTGCTGCACGGAGCCTTGGGGAGAAGAGGGTAAAAGGGTTAAAAATCTGCTGAAGCAGCTCCATCATGCTGCACACAGCAATTGCCAGCATGGTTTAAGGCTCACAGACCCACCCCAATGCTTCCAGGAGCATCCCACGACCACATTTCCTACAACCAAGAGGAGAGGGCGAGATATCACCCGTGGAAGCACCCTGCAGGGCACCGAGCTCCGTGGGGTCTCCACGTGCCGGGAGGGTGTTCGTGGGGCTGAACCTGCCTTGGAAATGTTGGCCAGGGCAAAAAACGATGAGATTTCCTTCCTCTGAGGTGCGGGGAGCTGCAAAGTCCCCAGAGGGTGATGCTGGGGGGCTCAGGCTGGGGGCGAGGAGCTGCAGAGGGGTCTCGCAGGGCCGTGGAAAGCCCCTCCAGGGAGGCAAAATGAGTTTGggaaaaatggtgaaaatggTGCCACgaacaaattttttttctcatattccAAAGAAACATATGTCCCTTGGTGTCTGGTCTTTGCACCGCTGGCACAAAGCGACCTTCTTCATCGTGTCTGCTGGCAGGTGCTAAAATCGTGCACAATGTGAAGAGGAGTTTAAGGTGATTTTGGAAATGCACTAAAATGCACAAGAACTTTCCTCGGTGTGTTAAAATTAGCTTTTGGAGTGCTGGAGCAGTCGGTCCCCATCAGCCCATCTAATGGGATGACACAAGCTCACAGGGGGAGTGCTGAGCTTTAAAAGGGTTATTTCACTTCAGATGTCAGcgagtgggaaaaaaaatcaataaaaaactgctaaaaaaacacatttctgggTTTTCAAATGCGCACACACCCAGAGGGTTGCATGTCCCCTTCCGAGCTGGCTCCGTAGTGGTCACTGGGAACAGTGCTTGGCCTGGGATATTGGTATGGATGTGCCGAGCATCGTCCTGAGCCCATGCAGAATCCGACCCTGGGAGGAcgtggcagcagagcagggcttgtGGGAGCCCAGGGGACACCCCTGGGACACGAGCACCgcttgcagggctgctccccggGGACAGCTGGGTGGCACTGCCCTGCAATGTGTCACCCACGTCCAAGTCACAGCAGAAaaggtggtgtgtttttttttttttgcagaaatggAGCAGGGATAAGGCTGTGCCCAGCCCCTCGCAGCACCGTGCACCATCGAGCAACAGCAGGAGcctcccagctgcctccccccgCAGAGCACCCCGGGGCTTGCTGGCCCTGAATTCCGCAGTCCTGAGCACGACGATTTTAGGAAGTGGTCTCAAATCGCCCCAGGGGAGGCTCACATTGGATATTGGgcagaatttcttcatggagagggtggtgagggactggcacgggctgcccagggcactgGTGGCATCCcaatccctggaggtgtttaagagaTGCGTGGTCgtggggacatggtttaatgatGGGAAtgaggtgatctttaaggtcccttccaacccaacccacCCTACGACGCTATGGGACTCGGAAGGccaggctgatggttggacttgatgaacTTGAAGGTTTTCTCCACCCTACACGATTCCATGAGTCTACGATTCCCTTATTTTATGATTTCTGCTTCCCAAACCTGCCTGTTTTCCCCCATCGTGCCACATCTCTCGACCACCTCTGGTGGATCTCCAGCCGAGTGGGCTCCTGGGTGTCCCCCCGCCCCCACCAGCAGATCCCCGGGCAGCGGCGCAGCGCAGGGGCTCCTTGCCTGGCAGACGGTGACCCCATCACACCAAGCTAatcccctgcctgtccccaatccctgccagcctctgatggcctggagcagcaggaggagctccCCCATGGGTGGCTGCCCCCTCTCTTTAGGGTCCCCGGGCAGTCCCTGTGCGCACAGACCCCATCCAGCACCATCTCCCTCTGCTTTACGTTTATTTTATGGCTCTGCCTCCCCCATCCAGGAGACCACCTCGCCACCGAGGGCAGCCTGGGTGCTGTGGCTCACGCTCGGTACTCGAAGAAGCTGTCGCGGACCTCCCTCTCCTCGGAGGTGACCCTCTTGCCCGAGGGGAAGGTCTGGTAGGTCCGCAGGTTCTCCGGGGACACGCGCAGCAAATGCCACCGCGTCTTCCCGCTgagcggggggctgcggggggcaaGGCGCCAGGTTACCAGGTGGGCAATGAATTTCTGGTCTCTGAGGGCCAGTGGTAAAGCTGCCAGCAGGTCCTGAAGGCAGGGAGGCACCGGGCATTGCCCACAGCTTTGGTCTCCACCACCCTTAGCAGCGCAGGAGCTGGCCGTGCGCTCTGCCAGCTGAACCCCCGGGAGAAGGATGCGTGCCcggccctggcagcagctgctcccctcTTTGTCCTCCTCTTGCcactctttcctcctcctcaaaatGGGACCGGGGAGGTGAAGGACACCCTCCTCACCGCTGTGCACTGCCCTCATTTCAGGTGGCACAGGGCAGGTAACCCGGCGGTGGCCAGTCCAGAGGGGCACAGCATGCAGCGTGGGGGCAAAGCGCTCCATGCCTACCTATTAACCACTGGGTTAAGCAGCTCTTCGGAGCTCCACACACAAAATTTAAGGGATTCTTGGGCTTCCAGGCTTGGTCAGTCCATGCTGATGCTCCCAGGGGCTCTAGGGGCCTGGAGGGTGCTGTGCCTTCGCAGGCAGTAGGTTTGTCCTAAATCTTTGTACCTTTACGCACCAACAGGGGCTAGCTTCACCTGGAGGGGCACAACGAGGGCTCCCCAAGGAGAGGCAGTGAGCGGGGTGGGTTTGTCCACAAGGGGTAAGGGGGATGCCACGATCACCTACCCAGCAGAGAGGGGCGAGGAGAGGTGGGGGGGGATGGGCACGGGGGCTGGGGGACCTGTGGTGCCCAGGAGCCCCCCCGACCGGTGCCGGCAGCACGAATCGCTGCTTGAGCAGTAACAGAGGGCGAGTTTTGCCTTTCATcttctctggcctcctctcATCTCCAGGGCCCCTATTTTGGAGGTAGCTGCTTGGCGGGGGGCTGGTGCAGCTGAGCAGCGgacccccagctctgcctggacCAGGTGTGGGGCTGGCTCTCCCCACACCCCTCAGGCTCGGTTCCACAGCCCCGGCTGGGCCACCGGGTGCTGCTGTGTCCTGGGGTGCCCCCTGGGTACTCACAGGTTCAGCGGGTGCGggtctctctccttctccttcacGGGCAGCACAAAGTAGGGGACGGGGTAAAGCGTCCCAGTCTTGTCCTGGTAAAACTCGCGGtgctgctgggccagctgcGCTCAAAGGCGAAATCGTGCAGGGGTCTGGGCAAGCAATAGGCACCTCTCCCCGGTGCAGCCCCCCAGACCTTATTGCACCAGGATTTTATGGGGggttcttttcctttgcaagcCCACCGCTGTCACCTCCACCCCCTAACAGAGCAGTGCTGCCTCTTGGGCGCTGATTTATGCCTGGTGTTGTGCACACAAGTCCCTGCCTGTGGGATGATGGACATCCGACAGTCCCTGTTGCATTCAAAACCTCCCAAAAAATAAACACCCAGAGATGGGAGCAATGCAAGCTCCGGCTGCCCGCCTGCAGCAGCCACGCACAGCACACGCTGCCATGCAAATACAAGAGCAATGCTTGGGCTGAAACACCCGGGGCTTGTTTCAGCTCTGtgagcaccccggggtgctcaGGCTGCCTGCGCTCCCAATTCGGGTGCTGCGGTGCCAtccctgcccgctgcccctGCACGGGTCTGGGGGATGGAGCCCGTTGcgtgcaggcagcagaggaggggaCATCATCTTTGTCCCTCATcaccgtccccgtccccacctgGTAAAACCTGCCCAGCTCCAGGGCTCGGCCACCATCCAGGTCGAAGCGGGTGCGCAGCGGGGTGCGGGGCACCTCCTCCGGGtagggagcagggggctgggggctccgcGGCTGCGTCATGGTGGTGGTCCGGGGGTGTGCAGGATGATGGGCCTTCCACACCTGCGTGGGAAACACCTGGTCGGATTTCCCCCGGTGAGCATCCTTCCTTGCCTTCCTCACCCCCCAAGTCACCAGGACATGGTGACAGGGtctgcaggcagggaagggctgcaCGTACCCATTTCTGCCACTTCTTCCACCCACAAAGCCATTATTTGGAAGGTCCCTGAGCCCTTTGCATGCTCACAGCTGCGAATCCAGTTACCACTAACAATAATTGTTCAAAAAGTGTGTTTCCCTTTCGGCTGCCCCAAAGGGTCCATAGGATTCCCCGTGTGTTTGCCCAGAAGATGGAAATGCATCCTCTACATCCTCGCCCTCCCTGCAGCTCACTGCTAAGGCTGTGTGCCAGCAGCGCTCCCAAAAATCCTGGTGTGCCCATTTCACAGGGCCAGGGGAAGCCACTTCTTTACGCAGGCTCTGCACAGGACCTGAAATCAGGCTTTCAGGTGTTGCACAGCACCTCTTGTTGCACACAGAGCAGCTTTCCCAGGAAAACCCTTCCTGATCTGCACACCAAAACCAATCCCTTTGCTCATATTGGAGCAAGATGcagcaccacagctctgctcatCGGGGACCCAGGTGAGCTTTCACCAGGTCGTTAATCCAGACCTCGCTGTTAGGTGGATGCTGCTTGCCCAGGGGGggcttttccttgtttttgccTGCAGCGTGGCTGCAGTTTGGTGTTTGCCAGAGCAGCCGGGAGAAAAGGAACGGGAGAGATCTGGCAGCAAATCTGCCCCAGGGTTAAAGCACCGAGAGTCCTTCAGCCACAAGCCAGCAGGGGGCTGCCAACAGGGTGCTGGGCCACAGAATGATGCTCTCAAACGAGCCgaggaaaattatttatatatatatatgtaccctacagccacagctctgcctaGAAGGCAGACGTGctcagggagaagcagcagatcACTGCCAGCCGGGCACGTAGCCCTGCTAGCCAGAGATCGTGGGCAGGGGGATACCAGGGGTGCTGAGACATCTTGCAGTAATTTGGACAAGCCCTGACTGCAGCGGCATTCTTTGCTTAtagaaaacaaaggcagaggTGGAAGAGAGCAAGAGAAGGTGGGGAGAAGCCActtggggatgggaaggggcCAGGGGGCAGAGAGAGGACAAGCAGGAGCTCGGTGCTGCTcgcagggctgggggatgtTTAGGATCCGTGGGGAAAAGCCCCCGATCTCCCCCCGGGACCCGGCAGTGTTtcagcagggagcacagcctcTGCCAAAGGCAGTTACAAGAGGACTGAGCAGCTCATTCCCCAGCAAGAGCCCTCTCGCGGTACCCGATCCCTTGGGATGTGCTCAGCGCTTCGGGGCCAAACCCAAGCTGACGGCACAGCCCCGGGGTTGGATTTGCCACGCAGGAGGGCAGAAGAGAAGCCCCAAAAGCTGCCACCGAGAGTGCGGTTTCTGTGGACACAGCCCACGCTGACCAAGCGTAGGATCTGTGCAGGGTGGAGAGGGCAGGGTGCAGGATCCATGCAGTGTCCAGGATCCCCGGGACAGGGTGCAGGATCCATGCAGGGTGCAGGGTCCCTGCAGGGTGCTGGATCCCTGGGGCAGGGTACAGGGTTGTTGCAGGGTGCAGGATCCATGTGGGGTGCAGGATCCACGCAGGGTGCAGCCTTTACCTGCCGCAGGTGCCCACAGCCCGACCTGGATCCCTCCCGTTCTGCCCTGCCCGCCCCAGCCACGTCACAAACACCAACACCAGGCAACGGGGGGAGCCCAGCGCAATCTCCCCCAGACCTTCCTGCACACCCCTacacccccagcaccctgaCACCCCCTGtaccccacagcacccacccGTGAGCATCGcctgctgccactgcctgcACCCCCCGGCACCATTGCCTGCACCCCCCCACCAACCCCTGCACCCCTCAACCCACCCTCTGCAAGAAAAGCCcccatatttccattttttattttttttttttttttttttttttgggggggggggttgttttgctTTAGGCAGCTCCTTTGTGAAAGGGGAACCGTGGGATCTTTTCCCGCCCGGGGAAGCTAACTGGGGACCTGCCCCCCAAAAGCTTTGGGAAGGGTGAATCGCCTGCGTGGAACCAATGCAGACAACAGTTGCACACACAGACAGAGGCACATTcggttaaaataatttaaaaatcccatTAGGCTTGCAAGGATGAGCGCTTGAGCTTGGGGACACGCGGGAATTGGAGGGGCTGGTCTTTATTTGAATCTTGATCTGAAAGGTCTGAgatattgcaaataaaaaataaataaattaaattaaattaaaaaaaaaggagagaaagaaaagaaaagaaaaagaaaaagaaaacaaaacagaaatccagAGACCTTCCAGCACCTGCATCATGCTAGGATTTGCAGCTCTGGCTCTGGAGATGTCCTGGCCACCTCTCCTGGCCAGCTCATGACCCAAATGCTCGAGATCTTGTGGCTGTCTTGTCCGGTTCCCAGTGAAATGTGGATTCATCCAGCATGGGACTGGTGGAAAGAGGGGATGGTTCAATCCATCCCATAGGAGTTTTCTACGTAAAACCTCGTGGAAAAGCACCGTGCGTCCTCAcagcctgctcctctgcagTGCGCATGGATTAGGAAAGCTGGGTTTGTTAGTTGTGCTGAGTTCAAGAAAATGGGAAAACCTCCATATCAGAattcgtaaaaaaaaaaaaaaaaaaaaaaaagaaaagacaaaaggaaaatctcCCCACggagagagctgctgcagtgctgaggcTGCCGAGTAGCAGGATCAGCTCTGGCATTTAAGGAAGGGCGAGGAGCTTGCCTGGCGTCCAAGCGCGGCTCTCCAGCCGGTCTCGGAGGATAccatgggaaggaaagaaggtaaatggaaaatgatgcaaaaggccacatggattttttttccatttcccccccccaaccccccgcTTTCTTAGCAAGCCCTTGCGTTTGCTCACGCTTCTGCTTTATGTACAGAAACTGCCTCCAcagcatttttcccctttcttccgAGACCAGCGCGCGCGTGCAGAGCCGCCCACCACAGCGCTCCGAAGTGCAGATGATGCCGTGGTGCGGCGTTACCCCACAAAGCCTCGCTCGTGACGGTTGCATCCCAAAAACCCTGCAAAATGCAAGAGACTCGATGcaggggggggggacacagctggTGCAGAGAGACCTGCGGCAGGCGAGTCGGGTTTGGGaagagcagggatggggaaagaCGGAGTCTGGGCAGCGTGGAGCTGGCCCGAGGAAGGTCTGAGCTGCACAAGGGTCGCTTCTGCTCCTCGCtggcctgtccccagcagcagcaggcgaTGGAGAAGTGGTTTTGGTTGCTGCTCCCATTCCGTGGGGTTTGGGATGTCGGCTGCCGAAGCCAGAGGGCTGTGGCTGGTGGAGATGAGCAGGGCGCCCCAGGTTTTGAAGCCGAAGCCGCTGCTGAGCTCGGCAGACAGGGGAACCTGCAGCGCTTCGGCGATGGAATAAAGACCCTGCAGGAAAAGGGCAGGCGATGGCTCTCTCAGCAAAATCACccactggaaaatgaaatcttcTCTATCCTCgcacaaagctgctgcttgtgccaGCTCAGGAGCTCCCCGATAAGGGTGGTTTCTGTGTCTGAGAGGAGCCCATCGGCCAGAGCTGCATTAATGCTCGTCCCAGCGGCGAGGTGAGCCTGCGGCGGGGTGAAAAGCCATGGGCTGGGCTATGCGAGCACATCTCCATCCCCTGTGTCCCCATCCAGCAGGATGAAGCACTCCCAGGACTTCTGGATGTGTTAAATGCCAAATTCCTGCTCCCAGGGGCTCAGGGAGCAGCTCTCCCAAGCTGCTTGCAGGGCAGAGGCAACAAAAGGGAATTGCTCAGGCATCCTTCGGGGCTTTCTAGCAATCAGAAGGAGATTTAGAGAAGCTTATTTAGCAGAGACAGCTCCTTTGGG
It encodes the following:
- the FAM166C gene encoding protein FAM166C — protein: MTQPRSPQPPAPYPEEVPRTPLRTRFDLDGGRALELGRFYQLAQQHREFYQDKTGTLYPVPYFVLPVKEKERDPHPLNLPPLSGKTRWHLLRVSPENLRTYQTFPSGKRVTSEEREVRDSFFEYRA